CGTTTTTGATACTCAATAATGTATTTTTCTGCTTCTATATCAAAGTTCTTTTGTGCTTTTTTGAACTCATTTTTAGCTTTAACACGTTCTTCATGGTAATCTGGTGCTAATTTAAAGAATTCATTAAATACTTTAAATGCACCTTTGAAATATCTTTTACGTGATTTTTTAAGTTTATCTGCTAATTCGAATTTTAATTCATCTGATTTTTGGATGTATTTTGTTAAATCAAAACTAAATTTTTCATCAACAATTGTTTTAACTTTCTTAATATCAGCTTTTGATTTTAATTCGAAGTTTAATTCTTGTTTATAGAAGTTTTGTGAATATGCTCTAAATTCATCACCTAATTGTTTTAAATCCTCAAAATCTAAGAAATATAATCTACGAATATTTTTACTGATTAAACGATATAAGTATTTGTTTAAATATTTTAATTTTGTTTCATGGAAGTAGAAATCTAAATAATATGTACTTCTCGCATCATTTTTATGCATTTTGAATTCATTATAAATTTCAGACTTAAAGTTCTTAATTGAAGTTTTAGAAATCATTAATTTATCATGATAGTTTGAATAATCTTCTTTAAATTGAAGCTTATTATTTGCACTTGCTTCTTTAGCATCGAAGTACTCTTGAGTAAAGAAGAATAATCTTTTTTGATGTTTGTAGTTATTACGTGCATTTTCAAGTTCAACTTCATCTAAATCAATGTTTTTATTTCTAAAATCTTGTTGTTTTTGTTCATATAAATTAATTAATTTTTCTGAATTTTTATATAAGTTATTAATTACAATTGTGTTGATTCTTGTTTTTTCTTCTAAATATGAAAAGTATTTGTTAAATTCATCATCGATATTACCTTCGTTTCCAAAAGTAATATCATAAGCATTTTTGTCTCATTTTTCAACAAATGGTTTATAAAGTTTGTTTGAAATTCTTAAGTTTTCTAATTTAAGAGTTAATGATTTTTCTAAGAATGTATATTTAAAGTTGTTTTTAACTTTAGTTCAGTCTTTTTTGATGTCTCTTTTCTTTTCTTTAATGATTCCATTTACAACTAAAGGTTCTTTTAAAATACTGTAAATTGTATTTTGTCCATTAAGTGCTGCCATTGGGTCTTGGAAAATCATTTGAATATTCTTACGCATAAACTTTCTTCTCTTACGAGAGATTTTTTTACCAGAGATTATTCTACCATCTAAGCGTACAAAACCGTTGAAGTCTTCATATAGACGTAATAATGAACGACCAACAGTTGTTTTTCCTGAACCAGATTCACCTATAAGCCCAACAATTTCACCTTCTTTAACTGTAAAACTAACATCATCTACAGCTTTATTAACAGAATTTCTTCCTGTGAAATATTTTTTAAGGTTGATTATTTCTAAAATAGTTTTCTTTTCATTATTTTTTTGCATAGAATACCTTCTTGAAACTTTCTAATCTGGTTAATAATTCATTTGATAATTGTACTTTTGGTGCTTCAGGGTGAAGAAGTCATGTTGCAGCATAATGAGTAGGCGAAACTTCGAAGAGAGGCGGTTCTTTGATGAAGTCAATTTCTAATGCATACTCATTTCTAGGTGCAAATGCATCTCCAAGTGGTAAGTTGTTCATATCAGGTGGTGTTCCACTGATTGAATATAAACGATCTTCTTTATTTTCTGGGATAGCCGAAATTAAAGCTCATGTGTAAGGGTGTTTTGGATCTGTAAATATTTCTGATTTAAGACCTCTTTCAACTATTTTTCCTGCGTACATAACATAAATATAGTCACAGAATTTAGCAACAACTGAAATGTTATGGCTAATTAAAATAATTGTAATGTTTAATTCTTTTCTAATTTGTTCGAATAATGCTAGCACTGAGGCTTGAACGGTTGGATCAAGTGCAGTAGTTGGTTCGTCAGCAATAATTAAACTTGGACGAAGAGCAACAACCATCGCAATAATAACGCGCTGTTTCATACCCCCTGATAATGTATGAGGATACATATCGAATACTTCTTCAGCACGTCTAATTCCAAAACGTTCAAGTAAACCAACAAGGTGTTTACGTTTTTCAACGTATGTTTTAGTTTTTCAGTCTTGATTTTTATTTAAAGCATCTAAAAGTTGTTTTCCAATTTTTCTAGTTGGATTAAGTGATGTCAATGGATCTTGTGGCACATAACCAATTACGTGTCCACGGATTTTTTGTCAGAATTTATCTTTATTTGATTGTAAAAGATCAATACCATTGATTTCCATTTGATCTGCAGTCATAAAAGCATTTTCATTAATATTTAACAATGACTTAGATGTAACAGATTTTCCTGAACCAGATTCACCAACAAGTCCGATGATTTGTCCTTTATCAATTGATAAATCAATTCCACGAACAATTGTGATGAATTTATTTCTTGAGATCTTAAATGATACTTTTAAATTTTTAACTCTTAATAAACTTTGATC
The nucleotide sequence above comes from Mycoplasma sp. Pen4. Encoded proteins:
- a CDS encoding ABC transporter ATP-binding protein, whose amino-acid sequence is MELENKELIHEEVVALPENQEVKEFLSMETREDNVCQPIGGARCGGNCQGNHNAILQYAKPQDQSLLRVKNLKVSFKISRNKFITIVRGIDLSIDKGQIIGLVGESGSGKSVTSKSLLNINENAFMTADQMEINGIDLLQSNKDKFWQKIRGHVIGYVPQDPLTSLNPTRKIGKQLLDALNKNQDWKTKTYVEKRKHLVGLLERFGIRRAEEVFDMYPHTLSGGMKQRVIIAMVVALRPSLIIADEPTTALDPTVQASVLALFEQIRKELNITIILISHNISVVAKFCDYIYVMYAGKIVERGLKSEIFTDPKHPYTWALISAIPENKEDRLYSISGTPPDMNNLPLGDAFAPRNEYALEIDFIKEPPLFEVSPTHYAATWLLHPEAPKVQLSNELLTRLESFKKVFYAKK
- a CDS encoding ATP-binding cassette domain-containing protein, whose product is MQKNNEKKTILEIINLKKYFTGRNSVNKAVDDVSFTVKEGEIVGLIGESGSGKTTVGRSLLRLYEDFNGFVRLDGRIISGKKISRKRRKFMRKNIQMIFQDPMAALNGQNTIYSILKEPLVVNGIIKEKKRDIKKDWTKVKNNFKYTFLEKSLTLKLENLRISNKLYKPFVEKWDKNAYDITFGNEGNIDDEFNKYFSYLEEKTRINTIVINNLYKNSEKLINLYEQKQQDFRNKNIDLDEVELENARNNYKHQKRLFFFTQEYFDAKEASANNKLQFKEDYSNYHDKLMISKTSIKNFKSEIYNEFKMHKNDARSTYYLDFYFHETKLKYLNKYLYRLISKNIRRLYFLDFEDLKQLGDEFRAYSQNFYKQELNFELKSKADIKKVKTIVDEKFSFDLTKYIQKSDELKFELADKLKKSRKRYFKGAFKVFNEFFKLAPDYHEERVKAKNEFKKAQKNFDIEAEKYIIEYQKRIESINEKINQELEEQKRLQAIDAKLMIHFKENNSKFNQYYKNTFIAQAKTPDKLKQAKIDGKVFQTNVHDRLNGIKSFQIELKYLNKNLHNIYLLLGISKFDLFISKAPKKLANFISGLTIPFRMKRIGELYTQAKIYKSLEDVGLLKQFAYRYPHEFSGGQRQRIVIARALISEPKVIVADEPIASLDISIQAQVVNLLKDLCKTNNIGMVFIAHDLSMIEYVADSVQIMHLGKIVESGKTEAIYANPVHPYTLNLFKAIPKISNANEKFQDVKFELSYLEEQAFPNVSNIYEIEDGIHYIYGTEAQRDKWIQNLKNKE